In Deltaproteobacteria bacterium, the genomic window CTCGTGCGCGACTCGGCGGGCGACGCCGGGATCGCGGCCGCGGCCACGCGCGAGCTCACCGCCTCCGGCGTCGCCGCGGTCTTCGGCCCGGTGCGCTCGAGCGAGGCGGTCGCGGCGGCGCCGATCGCGGAGTCCGCGCAGGTGCCGCTGCTCAGCTTCGCGCGCCGCGACGACGTGGCCGATCTGGGCGAGTTCGTGTTCCGCCTCGGGCTCACGCCCGGCGATCAGGCCTTCGAGCTCGCGCGCTTCTGCGCGGAGCAGCGCGGCTGCCGGCGCTACGCGATCCTGTACCCCGACGACGAGTACGGCACGACGTTCAAGAACCGCTTCTGGGACGCGATAGAGGCGAACGGCGGCAGCGTCGTGGCGATCGAGAGCTACCCGCCGGGCTCCGTGGACTGGCAGAAGCAGATCAAGCTGATGGTCGGGCTCGAGCCGCTCTCTCCCGGCCAGAGCGAGCGCGTGAAGGAGCGCGACAAGCTGCGCCGCAACGCCGTCGCGAACGCCGAGCGTCTGGCGTCGCCCGAGCTCGCGGGGCTTCCGCCCTACGTGGATTTCGACGCGATCTTCATTCCCGACGACGCCGCCAGCGTTGGACTGATCCTGCCGCAGCTGCGCTTCTTCGACGTGCGCGACGTGGTGTACCTGGGCCCGAGCGGTTGGAACGACGCGGCGCTGGTGAAGATCGCCTCGCGAGAGGCCGAGCGCTCGGTGTTCACCGACGAGTTCTTCGCGAACAGCGCGCGGCCCGAGGTGGTCGAGTTCATGCACCGCTTCAGCGAGAGCTACGGCAGCACGCCGGACGCCTACGCCGCCGAGGGCTACGACGCCGCCATGACCGTGCGCGCCGCGCTTCTCGACAGCGAGGGAGCCGACGGTCGCCAGCTGCGCGAGCGTCTGCTCGAGCTTCCACCGAACGCGGGCGTGACCGGACTCGGATCGTTCGACTCCGCGGGCGGAGCTCGGAAGTCACTCGAGTTCCTGACCGTGCGCGGATCCGCCATCGTCGCCACGCCGCTACCGGAATAGTCGACGCTCGCACGTCCGCGCATCAAGCTCGGGCTCGCGCGCGTCGATTTCCTGACTCGTGGAAAGCGAATCCCCCGGCACCTTCGAGATCCCCGGTCAGCTTCCTCTTCTGCCCATTCGCGACGCGGTCGTGTTTCCGTCGATGATCCTGCCGCTCTTCGTGGGGCGGGACGTGTCGACGCACGCGATCGAGACCGCGATCGAGGGAGATCGCCTGCTGGCGCTGGTGACCCAGCGCGATCCCGAAGTCGAGGATCCCGGGCCCGAGGATCTCCATTCGATCGGCGTGGTCGGAATGATCATGCGGATGATGCGCCTGCCCGACGGCCGGCTGAAGGTGCTCGTGCAGGGTCTCTCGAAGATCCGCGTGACTCAGTACCTGCGCACCGAGCCGCACATCGACGTCGCGGTCGAGCCGGTCGAGGCCGAGTCCGGCGAGGAGTGGACGGTCGAGGTCGAGGCGCTGGTGCGGAGCGTGCGCGAGAAGCTCGACGAGCTGCTGCCGCTGCGCCATCTGCCGCCCGAGGTCCTGACCGCGACCGCGAACATCGACGACCCGGGCCGGCTCGCCGACCTGGCGGCCTCGAACCTGCGGCTGCGGATCGAGGAGGCCCAGGAGATCCTCGAGATCATCGATCCGGTGCGACGGCTGCGGAAGATCGACGCGCTGCTGCGCCGCGAGCTCGCGGTCAGCTCCGTGCAGGCGGAGATCCAGGGCGCGGCCCGCGAGGAGATCTCGCGCTATCAACGCGAGCAGTTCCTGCGCGAACAGATGCGCCAGATCCAGGACGAGCTCGGCGAGGGCGCCGAGCGCAAGTCCGATCAGGACGAGCTGCGCCAGCGGATCGCGGCGGCCGGCATGAACGACGAGGCGCGCGCCGAGGCGGAGCGCCAGCTCGATCGACTCTCGCGCATGCACCCGGACTCGTCCGAGACACAGGTGATCCGCACCTATCTGGAGTGGATCAGCGAGCTGCCCTGGGCGAAGACGTCGGACGACGACCTCGAGCTCGCGCACGCGCGCGAGGTGCTCGAGCGCGACCACGCGTACCTGAACCGCGTGAAGGAGCGCATCCTCGAATTCCTGGCCGTGCACAAGCTGCGCGGAACCACCGCGGGCAAGGGGCCGATCCTGTGCCTGGTCGGCCCACCGGGCGTGGGCAAGACCTCGCTCGGGCGCTCGATCGCGCAGGCGATGGGCCGCAGCTTCGTGCGCATGTCGCTTGGCGGAATGCGCGACGAGGCGGAGATCCGCGGGCACCGGCGCACCTACGTCGGCGCGCTTCCGGGTCGGATCATCCAGGGCATGCGCACCGCGGGCACGAGCAACCCCGTCTTCCTGCTCGACGAGATCGACAAGATCGGCGCCGACTACCGCGGCGATCCCGCGGCCGCGCTGCTCGAAGTGCTCGACCCGGAGCAGAACCACACCTTCCGCGACCACTACCTGAACGTCCCCTACGATCTTTCGAAGACGCTCTTCATCGCCACCGCGAACCTGATCGATCCGATTCCCCGCCCGCTGCTCGACCGCATGGAGATGATCCGGCTGCCGGGCTACACGCCGGAGGAGAAGAGCGTGATCGCACAGCGCTACCTGCTGCCGCGGCAGATCGAGGAGTGTGGACTCACGCCCGAGCGCGTGCAGATCTCGCGCGCGGCCGTGCGCGAGGTGATCTCGGGCTACACGCAGGAGGCCGGCGTGCGCGGGCTCGAGCGCGAGCTCGGCCGCATGCTGCGCAAGGTCGCCCGCCGCATCGCAGAGGGCGAGGTGAAGCAGGTCTCGATCACGCTTCGCACGCTTCGCGCCCAGCTCGGGCCGCCGCCGCTTCTCGGCGAGTCGATTCCGCGCGCGGCAGAGGCGGGCCTCGCGCGCGGCCTGGCCTGGACCGAGGCGGGCGGCGAGGTGCTGGTGGTCGAGGCGACCAGCGTGCGCGGCCGCGGGCTGATCATGACCGGCCAGCTCGGCGACGTGATGAAGGAGTCGGGTCAGGCGGCGCTCTCCTACGTGCGCTGGCGCGGGGCCGAGCTCGGCATCGCCGAGGCGCTGGCGAAGAACGAGATCCACGTGCACGTGCCCGCCGGCGCGACGCCGAAGGACGGCCCGTCCGCGGGAATCACGCTGGCGACCGCGCTGGTCTCGCTGCTCACCGGAATTCCCGTTCGCGCCGACGTCGCGATGACCGGCGAGGTCACGCTTCGCGGCCGCGTGCTGCCGGTCGGCGGCGTGCGCGAGAAGGCGCTCGCCGCGCTTCGCCGCGGCATCCGCACCGTGATCCTGCCCGAGGCCAACCGGCACGACCTCGAGGAGATCCCGGAGGAGCTCGCGCGGAAGCTCGAATTCCACTTCGTGCGCACCATGGACGAAGTCCTCGAGCTCGCCCTCGCCGAGCCCCTCCACCACAAGCGCCGCCTCCGCCGCCCCGCCACCCGCCCCACCACCGCCATCGCCAGGACCTGACCAACCTCCCACTGCTTTCTCCCTCTTTCTCTCTCCTCACGCGAAAGACGTGCCCCGCCTCGGCGGCCGCGCCGGCGTCGACGAGGAGGGTCGAGGGTCCTCCCGAGGGGACCCCCGAGGAGACCCGGCGCGGCCGACGAGGCCGCCCGGACGCCTCGTTCCAAGTCCGGTCCGAGACGCACGAAGCCCCCTGGGACTACGATCGCCCCGTGGACCTTGCGACCCTCGGCGAGTTCGGCCTGATCGAAGCGATCCGCCGCCGCGCGCGCGTCGACCGCCGCGTCTGGCGGCTCGGCATCGGCGACGACGCGGCGATCCTGCGCGCGCGACCGCGCGAGGACCTGGTGCTGACCACGGATGCGCTCGTCGAGGGCGTGCACTTTCGCTGGAGCACCACCGACGCCGTCTCGCTGGGAGCGAAGTCGCTCGCCGTGAACCTGTCGGACGTGGGCGCGATGGGCGCGAATGCGCTCGGCTGTCTGCTCACGCTCGGGGTTCCGCCGGGCGTCGACCCGGCGCATCTCGACGGATTTCTCGCCGGACTTCTGCGCCTCGCGCACGCGAGTCACTGCCCGCTCATCGGGGGCGACACCGTGAGCTCGCCGCTCTGGCTGATCAGCGTGACCGTGGTCGGCTCGGTCGCGCGGGGTCGCGCGCTGCTGCGCTCGGGCGCGCGGCCGGGGGATCGCATCTTCGTCACCGGCGAGCTCGGCGGCGCGTCCGCCGGCCTCGCGCTCCTGTCGCGCGGCGGCCCGTCGAGCGCGAGCGAGCGGCGTCTCGTGGCCCGACAGATCCGTCCACGACCGCCGTTTCGCGCCGGCGCGGCGCTCGTGCGCGCGAGACTCTCGCGCGCAGGCATCGACGTCTCGGACGGTCTCGCCCAGGATCTCGGCCACGTAGCAAACGAGAGCGGCGTGGCCGCGCACGTCGACGTCGCGCGCGTTCCGCTGGCGCGCGGCCTGACCGCGGCGGCCTCCCGGCTCGGCCTCGATCCGCTCGCGCTCGCGCTCGCGGGCGGCGAGGACTACGAGCTGCTCTTCTTCGCGCCGCCGCGCGCCGGAACGGCCGCGGCGCTGTCCCGCAAGCTCGGTTGCCGGGTGACCGAGATCGGTGTCATCGCCCGCGGCTCCGGTGTGCACTTCGCGCGCGACGGAAGCGATTACCGGCTCGAAAGCGCCGGCTTCCAGCACTTCAAGCCCGCCCGAGCAAACTCCGAGAAGTAGCGAGGCGCCCGCATTTCGCGGCGAACTTGCGCTCGGAAGGCCTGTTGCGGTTCGACCTCTCGCAGAAGCTCGTGCTCGGCTTCACCATGGCGATCGCCATCGGCGCCGGGATCACTCCGGCGCTGCACTGGCTCGGCGTGCCGAGCTGGGGCGCGTTCTTCGTCGTGATGCTGGCCGGGATCGGCCTCGGCTGGATCTATGCCGGGCAGATCACCGCGAACTTCCGCACGCTTCGCGCCTGCACAGAGCGGATCAGCCGCGGCGACCTTTTGGCCGAGATCGACATCGAGGCCGGCCGCCGCTTCCCGGACGAGACCGTCGACCTGGCGCGCTCGATCGGCGGCATGCTGCAGAAGCTCCGCGAGCTCGTCGATCACATCCAGCGCGCCGCCGAAGACGTGGCGCAGTCCTCGCGCGACGTCGCGACCTCGTCGCCCCGCGTGAACAGCACCAGCCACGCGCTCGGCGCGACCATGGAGACCGTCTCGTCGAGCGCGGGCCAGCAGCAGCGCGACGTCGAGCAGATCCGCGCGCGCATCCACGAGATCGCCGATTCGCTTCGCGCCAACGCCGACGCCGCGCGCCGCGCCTCGTCGCTCACCAGCGAGGCCAGCCAGCGCGCGACCGCGGGCGTCGAGGTCTCGCGGCTCTCGCAGGCGAAGATGCAGAGCCTGTTCGAGCGGATCGAGCAGGCCGGACACCGCGTGGAGAGCTTCGAGGGCAAGATCCACTCGGTGCACCGCGTCACCGAGATGATCTCGAGCGTCGTCGAGAAGACGCACCTGCTCTCGCTGAACGCCTCGATCGAGGCGGCGCGCGCGGGCGACGCGGGGCGCGGCTTCTCGGTGGTCGCGGAGGAGATCCGCAAGCTCGCCGAGAGCGCGGGCAGCTCGGCCGAACAGATCGAGGATCTGATCCGCGAGCTCGAAGAGGAGTCCAAGCGGATCGCACAGGCGACGCTGGCCATGCGCGACGACGTGCGCGGCGGCCGGCAGGACCTCGAAGCCATCTTCGTCGCGCTCGAGAAGGTGCAGGGCGCGGTCACCGAGGCGTCGAACCGCGCCGAGGACATCTTCCAGAAGGCGGGCAGCCAGGCGGCGGACTCCGAACGCATGGTCGGCGACGTCGAGCGCGTGGCGGCCGTCGTGGGCCAGAACGCCAAGGCGATGAACGAGATGCGCGGCGGGCTCGGCGCGCAGACGCGAACGATGGAGCAGATGGTGCGCGAGGCCGCGCGCCTCTCCGACATGTCGGTCCAGCTCGGCGAGGTCGCGCGCCGGTTCCGGACCCGGTAGGCGAGGGCGCAAACGTGGAAACGACTCCCTGGCTGCGCTTCGAGGTCTCCGAGCAGGCGTATGCGATTCCGCTGGCGTCGGTGGTCGAGGTGACGGGCGCCGCCCGGCCGCATCTGATTCCGCGCATCCCGCTCGAGATCGGCGGCGTGCTGAACGTTCGCGGCGAGCCGCTTCCCGCGGTCGACGGCGGGACGGTGCTCACCGGCTCGAAGTCGAAGCGTCACCGACACGTGTTGGTGCTCGAGCGCGGCGAGCTGCGCATCGGCGTCCTGGTCGGAGCCGTGCGCAGGATCGAGCGCGAGCTCGCGGCGGAGCCGCCTTCCGACGACGCGGCCGACCCCGAGCTGGTGCGCTGGGTGATTCAGGACGACACGGCTCTGGGGCTGGTCGACCCCGAGGGGCTGATCGAACGGGCGACGATGCTGCTCACGGATCAACGCAAGCAGCCTGGAGGACAGGAGGCATGGCAAACCGGGTTCTGATCGCGGACGACGCGGCATTCATGCGAGAGATGCTGCGCGACATACTCACGGACGGCGGCTACGAGGTCGTGGGCGAGGCGGCGGACGGAAACGAGGCCGTCTCGGCCTTCGCCAAGCATCTGCCCGACCTGCTCACGCTCGACATCGTGATGCCGCGAAAGAGCGGCCTGGAGGCGCTGCGCGAGATCGTCGCGGCGCACCCGGGCGCCTGCGTGGTGATGTGCAGTGCGCTGGGCCAGGAGGCGCTGGTGATGGAGGCGCTCGAGGCCGGCGCGCGGGACTTCATCGTGAAGCCGTTCAAGCCGGATCACGTGCTCGAGGTGGCGCAGA contains:
- a CDS encoding tetratricopeptide repeat protein, with the translated sequence MSARPFACAALLAALALSCAQPSVVREGRNVGYESAARSDLDAARALLAKGDPARAEQVLVRFQSELARSKQADEALYLMGEAQLAKKQPERAASTWQRLVESYPKSRWNVDAALRAATLYGELDRPDDGRRLLERSSHSSASAPQRARLFRMQADLARASGDWPAALYALSLTRRDTSDATQLAELDAEIGELVDGRLREPDLEALARKLPRGPVSDRVNLELATRALARGDAAKARAALDRLPSQLSAADADTRDRLLARASDRASGGEATLGVVLPLSGPYAKIGESILRGIALGSGIYADSPSRLRLLVRDSAGDAGIAAAATRELTASGVAAVFGPVRSSEAVAAAPIAESAQVPLLSFARRDDVADLGEFVFRLGLTPGDQAFELARFCAEQRGCRRYAILYPDDEYGTTFKNRFWDAIEANGGSVVAIESYPPGSVDWQKQIKLMVGLEPLSPGQSERVKERDKLRRNAVANAERLASPELAGLPPYVDFDAIFIPDDAASVGLILPQLRFFDVRDVVYLGPSGWNDAALVKIASREAERSVFTDEFFANSARPEVVEFMHRFSESYGSTPDAYAAEGYDAAMTVRAALLDSEGADGRQLRERLLELPPNAGVTGLGSFDSAGGARKSLEFLTVRGSAIVATPLPE
- the lon gene encoding endopeptidase La — translated: MILPLFVGRDVSTHAIETAIEGDRLLALVTQRDPEVEDPGPEDLHSIGVVGMIMRMMRLPDGRLKVLVQGLSKIRVTQYLRTEPHIDVAVEPVEAESGEEWTVEVEALVRSVREKLDELLPLRHLPPEVLTATANIDDPGRLADLAASNLRLRIEEAQEILEIIDPVRRLRKIDALLRRELAVSSVQAEIQGAAREEISRYQREQFLREQMRQIQDELGEGAERKSDQDELRQRIAAAGMNDEARAEAERQLDRLSRMHPDSSETQVIRTYLEWISELPWAKTSDDDLELAHAREVLERDHAYLNRVKERILEFLAVHKLRGTTAGKGPILCLVGPPGVGKTSLGRSIAQAMGRSFVRMSLGGMRDEAEIRGHRRTYVGALPGRIIQGMRTAGTSNPVFLLDEIDKIGADYRGDPAAALLEVLDPEQNHTFRDHYLNVPYDLSKTLFIATANLIDPIPRPLLDRMEMIRLPGYTPEEKSVIAQRYLLPRQIEECGLTPERVQISRAAVREVISGYTQEAGVRGLERELGRMLRKVARRIAEGEVKQVSITLRTLRAQLGPPPLLGESIPRAAEAGLARGLAWTEAGGEVLVVEATSVRGRGLIMTGQLGDVMKESGQAALSYVRWRGAELGIAEALAKNEIHVHVPAGATPKDGPSAGITLATALVSLLTGIPVRADVAMTGEVTLRGRVLPVGGVREKALAALRRGIRTVILPEANRHDLEEIPEELARKLEFHFVRTMDEVLELALAEPLHHKRRLRRPATRPTTAIART
- the thiL gene encoding thiamine-phosphate kinase yields the protein MPLRAHHGRSPRARPRRAPPPQAPPPPPRHPPHHRHRQDLTNLPLLSPSFSLLTRKTCPASAAAPASTRRVEGPPEGTPEETRRGRRGRPDASFQVRSETHEAPWDYDRPVDLATLGEFGLIEAIRRRARVDRRVWRLGIGDDAAILRARPREDLVLTTDALVEGVHFRWSTTDAVSLGAKSLAVNLSDVGAMGANALGCLLTLGVPPGVDPAHLDGFLAGLLRLAHASHCPLIGGDTVSSPLWLISVTVVGSVARGRALLRSGARPGDRIFVTGELGGASAGLALLSRGGPSSASERRLVARQIRPRPPFRAGAALVRARLSRAGIDVSDGLAQDLGHVANESGVAAHVDVARVPLARGLTAAASRLGLDPLALALAGGEDYELLFFAPPRAGTAAALSRKLGCRVTEIGVIARGSGVHFARDGSDYRLESAGFQHFKPARANSEK
- a CDS encoding methyl-accepting chemotaxis protein → MRFDLSQKLVLGFTMAIAIGAGITPALHWLGVPSWGAFFVVMLAGIGLGWIYAGQITANFRTLRACTERISRGDLLAEIDIEAGRRFPDETVDLARSIGGMLQKLRELVDHIQRAAEDVAQSSRDVATSSPRVNSTSHALGATMETVSSSAGQQQRDVEQIRARIHEIADSLRANADAARRASSLTSEASQRATAGVEVSRLSQAKMQSLFERIEQAGHRVESFEGKIHSVHRVTEMISSVVEKTHLLSLNASIEAARAGDAGRGFSVVAEEIRKLAESAGSSAEQIEDLIRELEEESKRIAQATLAMRDDVRGGRQDLEAIFVALEKVQGAVTEASNRAEDIFQKAGSQAADSERMVGDVERVAAVVGQNAKAMNEMRGGLGAQTRTMEQMVREAARLSDMSVQLGEVARRFRTR
- a CDS encoding chemotaxis protein CheW, giving the protein METTPWLRFEVSEQAYAIPLASVVEVTGAARPHLIPRIPLEIGGVLNVRGEPLPAVDGGTVLTGSKSKRHRHVLVLERGELRIGVLVGAVRRIERELAAEPPSDDAADPELVRWVIQDDTALGLVDPEGLIERATMLLTDQRKQPGGQEAWQTGF
- a CDS encoding response regulator — translated: MANRVLIADDAAFMREMLRDILTDGGYEVVGEAADGNEAVSAFAKHLPDLLTLDIVMPRKSGLEALREIVAAHPGACVVMCSALGQEALVMEALEAGARDFIVKPFKPDHVLEVAQKALAKSDD